One window of the Salvia miltiorrhiza cultivar Shanhuang (shh) chromosome 6, IMPLAD_Smil_shh, whole genome shotgun sequence genome contains the following:
- the LOC130987810 gene encoding uncharacterized protein LOC130987810, with protein MDQRGGCCIARYSGSVYDISKVDRIMLKFRPIAPKPASANGSLSGGGSGSGSSSSASPESSGARTGRGKRKHAAKDGSAGKRCGRRKRRCSPAKTDSGGSVSGGEKDPIKTLPLLPEAPDVREEATAASRQRYPLWLSFENGGRAEAVGRRVVASSWVKVECVTDTWLADFYPYGGIGNTDAERVRSLEADTCPGFVTDGLNRVRWTNPAYRRMAAGEAAAAGEGEVAAWLAVAEGVALPTRCAAFTCRVRLVTCGNEKASKTVPCDVWRMECGGFAWRLDTAAALSLWIGN; from the coding sequence atggatcaaaGGGGAGGGTGCTGTATAGCGCGCTACTCCGGGAGTGTGTACGATATCTCTAAGGTGGATAGGATAATGCTGAAGTTTCGTCCAATCGCTCCGAAACCGGCTTCCGCCAACGGATCTCTTTCCGGCGGAGGAAGCGGAAGCGGAAGCTCCAGCTCCGCCTCGCCGGAGAGCAGCGGCGCGAGAACTGGCCGCGGGAAGAGGAAGCATGCCGCGAAGGACGGCAGTGCTGGTAAGAGGTGTGGTCGGAGGAAAAGGAGGTGCTCGCCGGCGAAGACCGACTCCGGCGGATCGGTGAGCGGCGGCGAGAAGGATCCGATCAAGACGCTGCCGCTGCTTCCGGAGGCGCCCGACGTGAGGGAGGAGGCGACGGCGGCGTCGAGGCAGAGGTATCCCCTGTGGCTGAGCTTCGAGAACGGCGGGCGGGCGGAGGCGGTGGGGCGGCGGGTGGTGGCGTCGTCGTGGGTGAAGGTGGAATGCGTGACCGACACGTGGCTGGCGGATTTCTATCCGTACGGGGGGATAGGGAACACGGACGCGGAGAGGGTGAGGAGCCTGGAGGCCGACACGTGTCCGGGTTTCGTGACCGACGGTTTGAACCGGGTGCGGTGGACGAACCCGGCGTACAGGCGGATGGCCGccggggaggcggcggcggcgggggaGGGGGAGGTGGCGGCGTGGTTGGCGGTGGCGGAGGGGGTGGCGCTGCCGACGCGGTGCGCGGCCTTCACGTGCAGGGTGAGGCTGGTCACGTGCGGGAACGAGAAGGCGTCCAAAACGGTGCCGTGCGACGTGTGGAGAATGGAGTGTGGAGGGTTTGCATGGAGGCTGGATACCGCCGCAGCGCTCTCGCTCTGGATCGGTAATTAG